The following are from one region of the Leptospiraceae bacterium genome:
- a CDS encoding diguanylate cyclase, with protein MKLVIDKEKLKSIQDEKATEKKYTLLLVDDEPANIEALTMILEDTYNIIKAYTGDEALAFIKEDPNPSRIHLIISDQRMPGMSGVEFLKQTIAIIPRSIRMILTGFTDINDIIDSINEGKVYKFLTKPIEPKDLIISIQRALEAYELEKQNIILIEQLKEMNENLEKLVQERTEQLQESLTILQKQKEELEYLSNFQDTLVNELEVLSITDPLTGLANRRWLESFAKEECEKAFRKKDEISVIMLDIDHFKRYNDFYGHAMGDKCIKTVAEIIKKSIRPKTDLAARYGGEEFCCVLTKTGLEEAWKIAESMIQGLKAEAIPHEKSDTSSMVTISLGVYSALPTDEGAWKELILRADDYLYKAKTNGRNQVWYKE; from the coding sequence ATGAAGTTAGTAATTGATAAAGAAAAATTAAAGAGTATTCAAGATGAAAAAGCCACGGAGAAAAAATACACACTCCTGCTCGTTGACGATGAACCTGCCAATATTGAAGCTCTCACAATGATCTTGGAAGACACCTACAATATTATAAAAGCCTACACAGGCGATGAAGCACTTGCTTTTATTAAGGAAGACCCTAATCCTTCTAGAATTCATTTGATTATCTCTGATCAGAGAATGCCCGGTATGAGTGGCGTTGAATTTTTAAAGCAGACAATCGCCATTATCCCCAGATCCATTCGAATGATACTCACCGGCTTTACTGATATCAATGACATCATTGATTCCATCAATGAAGGAAAGGTCTATAAATTTCTTACAAAGCCTATTGAGCCGAAAGATTTGATTATCTCTATCCAAAGAGCTTTAGAAGCATATGAGTTAGAAAAACAAAATATCATCTTAATTGAGCAACTAAAAGAGATGAATGAAAACTTAGAAAAATTAGTTCAGGAAAGAACTGAACAATTACAAGAGTCTCTAACTATTTTACAAAAACAAAAAGAAGAACTAGAATATCTTTCCAATTTTCAAGACACACTCGTCAATGAGTTGGAAGTATTGTCTATTACAGATCCTCTGACCGGCCTGGCTAATCGTCGTTGGCTTGAATCATTTGCTAAAGAAGAGTGCGAAAAAGCATTTCGTAAAAAAGATGAAATTTCCGTAATCATGTTAGACATTGATCATTTTAAACGGTATAATGATTTTTATGGACATGCAATGGGAGACAAATGCATTAAGACTGTTGCTGAGATCATCAAGAAAAGTATTCGTCCTAAGACCGACCTAGCCGCTCGCTATGGTGGAGAAGAGTTCTGTTGCGTTCTAACTAAGACTGGATTAGAGGAAGCATGGAAAATTGCTGAATCTATGATACAAGGTCTAAAAGCCGAAGCTATTCCACACGAAAAATCCGACACTTCAAGCATGGTAACCATTAGTCTTGGGGTTTATTCTGCTTTGCCTACAGATGAAGGCGCTTGGAAAGAATTGATTTTACGAGCGGATGATTACCTATACAAAGCAAAAACAAATGGTCGCAATCAAGTATGGTATAAAGAATAA
- a CDS encoding PAS domain-containing protein, with product MKQQIKQFSNKILIYEEEPSVRNKIIHTLTAKGYFPEKVETVTDILLILKNDIPCLLILDLSGSEILSFLEKNDLSNELPILFLCKEFDLINSKEFPERVTDTIHKPIRAKELLYRVKNLINLNHTFHDLRKEKLELEIDMKVQRLIESELLEKENRLATILDSVEAFIYIKDTHYRYQYANKKVCDLFHQSLEDIINKDDYEFFDSETATNLRQNDRRIIDYGERIEEEEINTGKNGLITNAFLSVKLPLYKEDGTVYALSGISTEITKHKQAEDKLKRALAQLEEQHTQLKSTQAQLVQAEKMAGLGTLVAGVAHEVNNPTNYIFLSSKALERDLITFKEEVIQLMVGSESNVIKYFEDNFNKFQRSLSNILEGGERIRMIVQDLRSFSRLDEAEKKHASIYEILDSTLRIVKIQYKKEIKINMESFIDKSIECYPAQLGQVFLNVLINSCQAILQKKKDVNEVFAGRIKISVQSNYDTIEVIFDDNGCGMSDDVRKKIFEPFFTTKLIGQGTGLGMSISYGIIQKHNGQITVESEVNEGTKIMIRLPIGGI from the coding sequence GTGAAACAACAAATCAAGCAGTTTTCTAACAAGATTTTAATTTATGAAGAAGAACCGTCAGTTAGAAATAAAATCATTCATACCCTAACGGCTAAAGGATATTTTCCTGAAAAAGTTGAAACAGTCACAGACATACTTCTAATTCTAAAAAACGATATTCCCTGTTTATTAATTCTTGATTTATCGGGGAGCGAAATTCTTTCTTTCTTAGAAAAGAATGATTTATCGAATGAACTACCAATTCTTTTTTTATGTAAAGAATTTGATCTAATCAACAGTAAGGAATTTCCTGAAAGAGTTACGGATACTATACATAAGCCGATTAGAGCCAAAGAGCTTTTATATAGAGTTAAGAACCTAATAAACCTTAACCATACGTTCCATGACCTAAGGAAAGAGAAACTTGAATTGGAAATAGATATGAAAGTTCAGAGATTAATTGAATCAGAACTCCTTGAAAAAGAAAATCGTCTCGCTACAATTCTAGATAGTGTAGAGGCATTTATTTATATTAAAGATACACATTATCGATACCAATATGCAAATAAAAAGGTTTGCGATTTATTTCATCAGTCGCTTGAAGATATTATCAATAAGGATGATTATGAATTTTTTGATAGTGAAACGGCGACTAATCTACGACAGAATGATCGAAGAATCATTGATTACGGAGAGAGAATTGAGGAGGAGGAAATAAATACAGGAAAGAATGGTTTAATTACTAACGCATTTCTTTCTGTGAAACTTCCATTATATAAAGAAGACGGAACCGTCTATGCGTTAAGCGGCATATCAACAGAAATCACAAAGCATAAGCAGGCTGAAGATAAACTAAAGCGTGCTTTAGCTCAGTTAGAGGAACAACATACACAATTAAAGTCTACACAAGCTCAATTAGTGCAAGCAGAAAAGATGGCAGGGCTTGGAACGTTAGTCGCCGGTGTAGCACATGAAGTAAACAATCCAACAAATTATATTTTCTTAAGCTCTAAGGCATTGGAGCGAGATTTGATTACATTTAAAGAAGAAGTGATTCAATTGATGGTGGGTAGTGAATCGAATGTAATCAAATACTTTGAGGATAACTTCAATAAGTTTCAAAGGTCACTATCAAACATTCTCGAAGGTGGTGAGCGGATAAGAATGATTGTCCAGGACTTGCGATCTTTTTCTAGACTCGATGAGGCAGAGAAGAAACACGCAAGTATATATGAAATATTGGATTCCACTCTAAGAATTGTTAAGATTCAGTATAAAAAAGAAATCAAGATAAATATGGAGTCTTTCATTGATAAAAGTATTGAGTGTTATCCGGCGCAACTAGGACAAGTCTTTCTGAACGTTTTAATTAATTCCTGTCAGGCGATTTTGCAAAAAAAGAAAGATGTTAATGAGGTATTTGCTGGAAGAATAAAAATATCTGTTCAAAGTAATTATGATACAATAGAAGTAATCTTTGACGATAATGGCTGTGGTATGTCGGATGACGTTCGAAAGAAAATCTTTGAGCCTTTCTTTACGACTAAGCTTATTGGTCAGGGAACAGGACTTGGTATGTCAATTTCTTATGGCATTATTCAAAAACACAATGGACAAATCACTGTAGAATCAGAAGTAAATGAGGGCACAAAGATTATGATCAGATTACCGATAGGCGGAATATAG
- a CDS encoding cyclic nucleotide-binding domain-containing protein: MMIVFFSKNEELGASIEKSLTENIFLDFEFVVSKEPGETLHFLEYIMPQFAIFDLDDIDFSTPKIFHTIAHDHWLSNTGIFGIKEDKSELGAIDFPFFYIFSPFEILTQMPKILSVLMRNENLLFRAGIIQDIGTKGLFVIQSEIDDVKAYAELIASNLANRGLIQTQKKYGVIFALNEMLINAIEHGNCEITTDEKKEWMLDDRKMRELVELKKKDPKIASRIVTLEYELLETKISITITDKGKGFDFKSFLNANLLEVKGYSGRGILMTKCFIDSITYHEPGNKVTLEISYDATNSKLPQGLENHKVIELSAGDFLFQKGDKSDGLYFIVKGEFEAWIDGKIVSILDSSDVFIGEMAFLLRHRRTATVKAKTISQVIFISARDWIDTIRKYPMYGVYLSRILARKLNNTSITVSSLKQI, encoded by the coding sequence ATGATGATAGTATTTTTTTCTAAGAACGAAGAGCTGGGAGCTAGTATAGAAAAGTCTCTGACGGAAAATATTTTCCTAGACTTTGAATTTGTAGTTAGCAAAGAGCCGGGTGAGACCCTTCATTTTTTAGAATACATCATGCCTCAGTTTGCTATCTTTGATTTGGATGATATAGATTTTTCTACTCCCAAGATTTTTCATACGATTGCTCACGATCATTGGCTCAGTAATACTGGCATATTTGGAATCAAGGAAGACAAATCAGAATTAGGCGCAATCGACTTTCCTTTCTTTTACATTTTTTCTCCCTTTGAAATTTTAACCCAGATGCCAAAGATACTTTCTGTTCTCATGCGAAACGAAAATCTCCTATTCAGAGCCGGTATCATCCAGGACATTGGAACCAAAGGATTGTTTGTAATCCAATCTGAAATTGATGACGTGAAAGCTTATGCGGAGCTAATCGCAAGTAACCTCGCAAACAGAGGACTTATTCAGACTCAGAAGAAATACGGCGTTATATTCGCTTTAAATGAAATGCTCATAAACGCCATTGAACATGGAAATTGTGAAATTACAACCGATGAAAAAAAAGAATGGATGCTAGACGATCGCAAAATGCGTGAGCTAGTAGAATTAAAAAAGAAAGACCCAAAGATAGCCAGCCGCATTGTCACTTTGGAATACGAACTTTTAGAGACTAAGATTTCAATCACGATTACAGATAAGGGCAAAGGCTTTGATTTCAAATCCTTTCTAAATGCTAATCTCTTAGAAGTCAAAGGCTATAGTGGTCGTGGTATTCTAATGACAAAATGTTTTATCGACTCAATCACTTACCATGAACCCGGAAATAAAGTTACCCTAGAAATCTCCTATGATGCAACTAACTCTAAATTGCCGCAAGGACTAGAAAATCATAAGGTAATCGAATTATCTGCCGGAGATTTTCTATTTCAAAAAGGAGACAAAAGCGATGGACTCTATTTCATCGTAAAGGGAGAATTCGAAGCATGGATTGATGGGAAAATCGTTAGTATCCTCGATAGTAGTGATGTTTTCATTGGAGAAATGGCATTCTTATTAAGACACAGACGAACCGCTACGGTTAAAGCCAAAACTATTTCACAAGTAATTTTTATTTCTGCTAGAGATTGGATTGATACAATTCGAAAATACCCAATGTATGGAGTTTATCTTTCTAGAATTCTAGCTAGAAAATTAAATAATACTTCGATTACAGTTTCCTCACTCAAACAGATTTAA
- a CDS encoding 3'(2'),5'-bisphosphate nucleotidase CysQ gives MISNKSKEFDLAISSVLSAGKIVREIYNSSFSVSWKAKDDPLTEADIQANKEIISQIQNQFPSDGILSEEITDNKARLEKSRVWIIDPIDGTREFVAKNPEFSISLGLAIDGKPVLGVVFNPITRELMSGIVGEGVSCNIVGEDLELDISQIQLSKIHFAENVDKPSVYVSRSEFYKYKLFDTNPYWNDNFILKPIGSIAYKLALTAAGLGDLSLSLKPKSEWDICAGIALILAAGGMVIDLKNQTDIPFNALLPRINGILGGNPFLVKRLIESDGKFFKDSLVDWN, from the coding sequence TTGATTTCTAATAAATCGAAAGAATTTGACCTAGCTATCTCTTCTGTTTTGAGTGCAGGAAAGATAGTTAGAGAAATCTATAATTCCAGTTTCTCCGTAAGCTGGAAAGCAAAAGATGATCCTCTCACTGAAGCAGATATTCAGGCAAACAAAGAAATAATCTCTCAAATTCAAAACCAATTTCCTTCTGATGGAATTCTCTCCGAGGAGATAACGGATAACAAAGCCCGTCTTGAAAAGAGCCGAGTCTGGATAATAGATCCAATTGATGGAACCAGAGAGTTTGTCGCAAAGAATCCTGAATTCTCCATTAGCTTAGGACTTGCTATTGACGGCAAACCAGTATTAGGCGTAGTTTTTAATCCAATCACAAGAGAATTAATGAGCGGAATAGTAGGGGAAGGTGTTTCTTGTAATATTGTAGGAGAAGACTTGGAGTTAGATATTTCTCAGATTCAACTGAGTAAGATTCACTTTGCGGAGAATGTGGATAAACCTTCCGTTTATGTATCTCGTTCTGAATTTTATAAATACAAACTATTTGATACGAATCCCTATTGGAATGATAATTTCATTTTAAAACCAATAGGTTCTATTGCGTATAAGCTTGCCTTAACCGCTGCTGGTCTAGGAGATCTAAGTCTATCGCTTAAACCTAAGAGTGAATGGGATATCTGTGCGGGCATTGCTCTAATTCTTGCCGCGGGTGGAATGGTAATCGACTTAAAGAATCAAACAGATATACCGTTTAACGCATTACTACCCCGTATCAATGGTATATTAGGTGGAAATCCATTCTTAGTAAAACGTTTAATTGAAAGTGACGGCAAATTTTTTAAAGACTCTTTAGTTGATTGGAATTGA
- a CDS encoding response regulator codes for MTKSNKKILLVEDEEILAYIQKKQLIQFGYHVTHVFSGESAVDLIQLEKEEFDLVLMDIDLGNGIDGTVAAELILKDADIPLLFLSSHTEPEIVEKTERITSYGYVVKHSGITVLDASIKMAFKLFEAKIKERQKETALQISEEKFYKIFQLSPIAISITKIATSEIVDVNKKFEILFDLKKEDIIGKTSLDLNLWEDPSAREKHIPKYIKDRILNNIELNFKDRHGKIIPSICSFFLMEIDKIDYSVSLIETKNEK; via the coding sequence ATGACTAAATCGAATAAAAAAATACTTCTCGTAGAAGATGAAGAAATTCTAGCATACATACAGAAGAAACAGTTAATTCAATTTGGCTATCATGTAACGCATGTTTTTTCCGGTGAGTCTGCTGTTGATTTAATTCAATTAGAGAAAGAAGAATTTGATCTTGTTCTAATGGATATTGATTTAGGAAACGGGATAGACGGGACAGTAGCCGCAGAATTGATTTTAAAAGATGCAGATATACCCTTACTGTTCTTATCAAGTCACACTGAACCTGAGATTGTAGAAAAGACTGAAAGAATTACCTCTTACGGTTATGTTGTAAAACATAGCGGCATTACGGTATTAGACGCATCAATAAAAATGGCGTTTAAATTATTCGAAGCTAAAATAAAAGAACGACAAAAAGAAACCGCACTTCAAATCAGTGAAGAGAAATTCTACAAAATATTTCAGTTATCACCAATCGCAATCTCCATTACAAAAATAGCAACGAGCGAGATTGTAGACGTAAATAAAAAGTTTGAAATACTGTTTGACTTGAAGAAAGAAGACATCATAGGCAAAACATCGTTAGACTTAAATTTATGGGAAGACCCATCCGCCAGAGAAAAGCATATCCCAAAATATATAAAAGATAGAATACTAAATAATATTGAATTAAATTTTAAAGATAGGCATGGTAAAATAATTCCGAGTATTTGCAGTTTCTTTTTAATGGAAATTGATAAGATTGATTACTCTGTTTCCTTGATAGAAACGAAAAATGAAAAGTAA
- a CDS encoding prepilin peptidase codes for MLSIKFLFYFYGFIIAACFASFYTTLGERILKYFYSPLRKKYTFREKWKIIFTKPSACENCNTNVKAIHLTPILGYLFTSGKCKACGVEISPHYPWIEFIFGLLFCLFFYASGNLLFSFLLLPFFGHVLVSMITDYNKFSLDYENLPFIIFFGVTANYLFYNELPDLFDYAVLGGFIAFYILLWLIYPKGIGLGDVIFAPAFAFLCGHPYWMIFLNSSYILAVSWAFLSRKKGEAIRNMPIPMGFFFGLGLLISFLAKAFVIMNVEL; via the coding sequence TTGCTTAGTATAAAATTTCTTTTTTACTTTTATGGTTTTATTATTGCGGCTTGCTTTGCTAGTTTCTACACAACTCTCGGAGAAAGAATTCTAAAATATTTTTACAGTCCACTTAGAAAGAAATATACATTCAGAGAAAAGTGGAAGATTATTTTTACAAAGCCTAGTGCATGTGAGAATTGCAATACAAATGTAAAAGCAATTCATCTAACACCAATTCTCGGTTACTTATTCACTTCTGGTAAATGCAAAGCCTGTGGAGTAGAGATATCTCCTCATTATCCCTGGATTGAATTTATATTTGGGCTCTTATTTTGTTTATTCTTCTATGCGAGCGGCAATTTACTATTTTCCTTTCTGCTACTTCCTTTCTTCGGTCATGTCTTAGTATCAATGATAACGGATTATAATAAGTTTTCGTTGGATTACGAGAATTTGCCATTTATCATTTTCTTTGGTGTCACTGCAAATTACCTATTCTACAACGAGCTACCTGATCTATTTGATTATGCTGTGCTAGGCGGATTTATTGCTTTTTATATTCTTCTCTGGCTCATCTATCCAAAAGGAATTGGTCTCGGGGATGTAATCTTTGCCCCCGCTTTTGCTTTTCTATGTGGTCATCCCTATTGGATGATCTTTCTAAATTCTTCTTATATCTTAGCGGTTAGCTGGGCATTTCTCTCTCGCAAGAAAGGAGAGGCTATTCGTAATATGCCAATACCCATGGGGTTCTTTTTCGGATTAGGATTATTAATATCTTTTCTCGCAAAAGCCTTTGTAATTATGAATGTTGAATTGTGA
- a CDS encoding aminotransferase class I/II-fold pyridoxal phosphate-dependent enzyme — MKTFSTHVSGLDTSPIRKAFELAATLENPINLSIGQPHFPCPPNIIAAMNKAATDGKTAYTLTAGIPELKEALVKKYETVNHIKYATPSRLLVTSGISSALLLLFSALVNEGDECLIISPYFLMYPSMLKFHGAKTHTLDEKFTKEDTKKLKFQNLKLIIYSNPSNPTGYVMSKEQLELLAELAEANDAYLISDEIYELFDYDKKFLSVGSFYEKAITLSGFSKTYSMTGLRLASILASEEVIKVLTTLQQYTIVCAPSVTQWAGIEALKTDMSSYISEYKSNRDFVYESLKDYYPVDKSGGAFYFFLKVKGNDEDFVKRAVLEKKLIVVPGFIFNESHSYIRISFANTREKLALGMKALQELA, encoded by the coding sequence ATGAAAACATTTTCAACCCACGTAAGTGGATTAGACACATCTCCTATTCGTAAAGCATTTGAATTAGCGGCAACTTTAGAAAATCCAATCAACCTTTCTATCGGACAGCCGCATTTTCCTTGTCCACCCAATATTATAGCAGCTATGAATAAGGCGGCTACTGATGGTAAGACTGCTTACACATTAACAGCGGGAATCCCTGAACTAAAAGAAGCGCTCGTAAAAAAATACGAAACCGTAAATCATATCAAGTATGCAACCCCTTCTAGACTGCTTGTTACATCAGGGATTAGCTCCGCCTTATTACTATTATTCTCTGCTCTAGTAAATGAAGGAGATGAATGCTTGATCATCTCACCCTACTTCTTAATGTATCCATCCATGTTAAAATTTCATGGTGCGAAGACACACACTCTAGATGAAAAATTCACAAAAGAAGACACAAAGAAATTAAAATTTCAAAATCTAAAACTCATCATCTATTCTAATCCATCAAATCCAACAGGATATGTGATGTCAAAAGAGCAACTCGAACTTCTAGCTGAGCTTGCAGAGGCTAATGATGCTTATCTTATATCCGATGAAATCTATGAATTGTTTGATTATGACAAAAAGTTTTTATCCGTTGGTTCTTTCTACGAAAAGGCGATTACTCTTTCTGGTTTTTCAAAGACATATAGCATGACTGGACTCAGACTTGCTTCTATTCTGGCTAGCGAAGAAGTCATCAAGGTATTAACCACTCTTCAGCAATATACTATCGTATGCGCTCCCTCTGTCACACAATGGGCTGGAATTGAAGCATTAAAAACTGATATGAGCTCTTATATCAGTGAATACAAGTCAAATCGAGATTTTGTATACGAATCGCTTAAGGACTATTATCCTGTAGATAAAAGTGGTGGGGCATTCTATTTCTTTTTAAAGGTAAAAGGAAACGATGAAGACTTTGTAAAGCGAGCGGTTCTAGAAAAGAAATTAATTGTAGTTCCGGGATTTATCTTTAATGAGAGCCATAGTTATATTAGAATCAGCTTTGCCAATACAAGAGAAAAATTAGCATTGGGAATGAAAGCTCTTCAAGAACTTGCTTAG